A window of the Fusarium poae strain DAOMC 252244 chromosome 3, whole genome shotgun sequence genome harbors these coding sequences:
- a CDS encoding hypothetical protein (BUSCO:21187at5125): protein MPPSKAPNNNGKKPASNNVQKNKDVEMTDSTKPKGKKPVKDGDEEMTVVVPPSKSKKSDKATTDAEGDVSMGEEEEEEIKVDPVVQTIADIKSNFALIDRAVAHFDARFSLRALRSISIIRKRLTPDIIAQVISEAFPATANSSTIVKPLLAAIEREDVTLGRQSGSEMEIDDAKTSGKNGSKKEAKDLIPEVDIFLGILVQVYLFDSKQFQRGADFSKYLSDRVQSLNRRTLDSLSAKVYFYYSIFCEQIAPLPPSPQSPVVAIRPTLLAALRTAVLRKDVDTQASVIVLLLRNYLSTSHINQADLLVSHTQFPENAVNNQVARFLYYLGRIRAIQLRYTEAHEHLTAATRKAPSSSCALGFAQTATKLLYVVELLMGDIPDRAMFRQPTMEAALQPYFLLVKSVRVGNLEDFETAIADHADTFRRDGTYSLILRLRQNVIKTGIRMMSLSYSRISLRDICIRLQLGSEESAEYIVAKAIRDGVIEATLDRERGFMKSKEVGDVYATREPGEAFHDRIRACLALHDESVKAMRFPMNQHRLELKNAQEAREREREMAKEIQEGDLDEDDLGGEFDGI, encoded by the exons ATGCCGCCCAGCAAGGCACCAAACAACAACGGCAAGAAGCCCGCCAGCAACAACGTTCAGAAAAACAAGGACGTTGAGATGACGGACAGCACAAAGCCCAAGGGCAAGAAGCCTGTCAAGGACGGTGACGAGGAGATGACAGTTGTTGTTCCTCCTTCCAAGTCGAAAAAGTCTGACAAGGCAACGACCGATGCTGAAGGTGACGTGTCAATgggcgaggaggaggaggaggagatcaAGGTCGACCCTGTTGTGCAGACTATCGCAG ATATCAAGAGCAACTTTGCTTTGATAGACCGTGCCGTGGCCCACTTCGACGCTAGATTCTCCCTCCGCGCCCTGAGATCTATCTCTATTATTCGCAAGCGTTTGACCCCCGATATCATTGCCCAGGTCATCTCCGAGGCTTTCCCTGCTACCGCCAACTCCAGTACTATTGTTAAGCCACTGCTAGCTGCCATTGAGCGCGAGGATGTTACCCTTGGCCGACAGAGTGGTTCAGAAATGGAAATCGACGATGCCAAGACATCTGGAAAGAACGGTTCCAAGAAGGAGGCCAAGGACCTCATCCCTGAGGTCGATATCTTCCTCGGCATCCTCGTCCAGGTCTACCTGTTCGACTCAAAGCAGTTCCAGCGTGGAGCTGACTTCTCCAAGTACCTTTCGGACAGAGTGCAGTCTCTCAACCGCCGCACACTGGACTCTTTGTCTGCCAAGGTCTACTTCTACTACTCCATCTTCTGCGAGCAGATCGCCCCTCTTCCTCCGTCTCCCCAATCTCCCGTAGTCGCCATTCGACCGACTCTCCTCGCCGCTCTTCGAACCGCCGTGCTACGCAAGGATGTCGATACACAAGCCTCAGTCATTGTTCTTTTGCTGCGAAACTATCTCTCGACTTCGCACATTAACCAAGCTGATCTCCTGGTCTCCCACACCCAGTTTCCTGAGAATGCTGTCAACAACCAGGTAGCACGATTCCTTTACTACCTTGGTCGTATCCGCGCTATCCAGCTGCGATATACTGAGGCCCATGAGCATCTCACTGCTGCCACTCGAAAGGCTCCATCTAGTAGCTGCGCCCTCGGCTTCGCCCAGACTGCAACCAAACTCCTTTACGTTGTGGAGCTGTTGATGGGTGACATTCCTGACCGAGCCATGTTCCGTCAGCCAACGATGGAGGCTGCTCTCCAACCTTACTTCTTGTTGGTCAAGTCAGTCCGAGTTGGCAACCTCGAGGACTTTGAGACAGCGATTGCTGATCATGCCGATACCTTCAGACGGGACGGCACATACAGCCTTATTCTGCGTCTACGACAAAATGTTATCAAGACAGGTATCCGCATGATGTCTTTGTCTTACTCTCGTATCTCTCTTCGGGATATCTGCATTCGTCTCCAGCTCGGTAGCGAGGAGTCAGCGGAGTACATTGTTGCCAAGGCTATTCGCGACGGCGTGATTGAGGCTACCCTTGACCGTGAAAGGGGTTTCATGAAGAGCAAAGAGGTTGGTGATGTGTATGCCACCCGTGAACCTGGTGAGGCTTTCCACGATCGAATTCGAGCTTGTCTAGCTCTCCACGACGAGAGTGTCAAG GCCATGCGATTCCCCATGAACCAACATCGCCTCGAGCTCAAGAATGCTCAGGAGGCTCGAGAGCGTGAGCGTGAGATGGCTAAGGAAATACAGGAGGGCGACTTGGACGAGGATGACCTCGGTGGAGAATTTGATGGCATCTAA